Genomic DNA from Electrophorus electricus isolate fEleEle1 chromosome 23, fEleEle1.pri, whole genome shotgun sequence:
aaatagagtgagagagagacatatctAGATATCCTGGGGCGGTACGGTGTCCAGCGAGGGTCACTCACCGGTCTTGCCGAATGGGCAGCTGCAGAAGAAGGAGGCGACGCGGTCCTGACAGACACCGGTGAGGCAGGGGTGGAGAGCGCAGTCGTCAATGTTCTCCGAGCAGTCGAGTCCACTCCACCcgttcacacacatgcaggagtAGCCGCCCACCGTGTTGCTGCAGGTGCCTCCGTTCTGACAGGTGTTGGGCTGCAGACAGCACTCGTCCACGTCGTCAGTGCAGAACTGGCCTagggaaacacacacgcacgcacgcacacacacacacgcacgcacccaacgcgcgcacacgcacgcacgcgcgcacacacgcacgcacacagagaacacagaggcTGTGAAGGAGAGGAGACCTGAAGTCTCCTAATGTTAAATTTCAGTGTAAGAACCTGAGTGTGCTGGGTGACAACGCTATACTTGCTGACCCAGACGCTTTTAATATTAGCAAAGTTCCTTTAAGACAACATGAACAAATTTTCAATGAGACAATTGCTAATAACCCTGAGTGTTAATATGGGGAAATGTGAGATTTTTCTTGGGTGTACTGcaattgacatttttaaaatctttatattcTTACTCTTCTTGTTCGTGTGAGTAAAACACAAGTTTCCCCAGATTTGAAATGCGTTtatagtgagagaaagacagtgaaagaaagagacagggaatgaagcagtgagatggagagcaagatgaagagagtgagagaacgagcGTAATCGAGAGATAGCAAGAGACAGCCTTATTCAGTCTAAATATACCTTCACATTTCACAGTAATAACTGAACAGAACCAAACTGAACCCCACTGAACCAGAAGGATGTGATACCTGTCTTGTTCCTCGACACACCTTCCGTGAAGGCAGGGCTGAGGGGCACAGTGATCCACCCCAGAGTGGCACAGCAGACCGTGTGTGCCTGTGGGACACTGGCACTGGAAGCCATTGGGCTTATCCAAACAGGTCCCTCCACTCAAACATGGGCTGGAGCTGCACTCATCTATGTCCTCTGTGCAGCGCTCACCTGGGGGGCAAACGAGAACGACCGGAGGAAGAAAGGGCGAACAGAGAAGATTAATTCTACTCAATGGCACATATGGTCTGAATAAAatgtgaaactgtgtgtgtgcgcgcgcgcgcgcgcgtgtgtgtgtgtgtgtgtgtgtgtgttggggggggggcacaacATACCTGTGTAAccaggcttacacacacacttgtactcATTAATTCCATCTTCACAGGTGCCATGGACACAGGGGTTGCTGGCACAGTCATCGTGATTGTTCTCACAATTCCcacctgagaaagagagagagagagagagagagagaaagagaacacatcATAAATCCTCTccaaagaacagagcagagcagtcaATGGGACAAGCAGAAAGACCTGCACAGCCTGTTCATGTGactcacactgtgtgtgggtgtgtgtgtgtgtaacatccaCACAACATCCATGATGACAAACAATGTGTAGTACAGGTGTGATGACTAATGCATTATTTTCAGATGGGTGAGCAACGGTTGCTGTCGGCTTTTATTAACCAGTAGTTCAACACATGACACTTGTGCCTTCATTTAATCTAGGACATTTTAAattagtgttaagtgttaagGCTGGGGGAGTAGAGATATTCCCAGTGTTAAGGCTGGGCGAGTAGAGATATTCCCAGTGTTAAGGCTGGGCGAGTAGAGATATTCCCAGTGTTAAGGCTGGGGGAGTAGAGATATTCCCAGTGTTGGGGGAGTGGAGATATTCTCAGCTGTTCTACGGTGACAGGGATCCGGTGCCACAACACACGAATGTGGAGGCCCGTCTGGGTTGTTTTATTGCCTGTGAAAGGTGATGTAAGGTGATTTAATAATGTGAACATACTCTAGGTGGCGTAATGCACTTTCTCAACTCCTGCTCAATAGTGAGAGAGAATTATCTGAACTCTGTCTCAGCCACTGTTCACCTCTCTACTTTCACATTTGGCCAccatgcacgcaaacacacacagacacagacagacacacacacacacacacacagacagacacacacacagacacacacacaaatacagactgtAGCATCTTCAGTCTGGGAGTCACATAAAAAGACAAGCaagtaatgagtgtgtgtaattgtgttatAGAAGGAGAAAAcatgtgggagggagagagagagagagagagagagtgagagagacagacatatgggggtgggggttaatgtactgtgtgtgtgtgtgtgtgtgtgtcccacctgACGTCCCCAGTAGGCAGTTGCACTGGTATCCATTGACGAGGTCGACACAGTGACCTCCGTTCTGACAGGGGTCGCTGTAACACTCCTTCACCTGCTCGCTGCAAATGCGGCCCATATACCCTGGAAAGCACTCGCACGTGAACGTGGCGATGCCGTCCTTACACACGCCGTGATGGCAGCGCTTTGGGATGCAGTCATCAATGTTCTCCATACACAGAGCACCCGTGAAACCTGGGGTGGGGGTCAAGGGTTCAAAACCACTGAGGTTCTATTATGGGCAGAAAACGCTCGTCCACTTCAGAACAAGGttgtttatgtatatagttTTAGCAGACTATGAACAACGCAGAaggtaaaaaaatataaaaataagaccCCAAGTCAGcccagttcctctaataaataCGGTTGTTAGAACACAGAAAGGAAGCAACTTGTGAGACTTAACTGTAGagtatgtttaaatgtatgtttaacTGTAGAGTTTGTAGAGAGTGTGCAAAGGGttagtgtgtggagggtgtgcgGACAGCGTGCAGagggtgtgtgcagggtgtgtagAGGATTAGTGTGTGGACGGTGTGTGCGGAGGATTTGTAGAGGGTtaatgtgtggagtgtgtgtggagggtgtatGGAGGGTTTGTAGAGGGTtactgtgtggagtgtgtggagagtgtatggaGGGTTTGTAAAGGGTTagtttgtagagtgtgtgtggagggttagtgtgtggagggtgtgtggagggttTGCGGAGGATGTGTGCGGACAGCGTGCAGAGGGTGTGTAGAGGATTAGTGTGTGGACGGTGTGCGGAGGGGTTAGAGTGTaggaagtgtggagtgtgtggagggttagtgtgtggagggtgtgcggagggtgtgtggagggtATGCGGAGGGTTAGTCTGtggagggtgtgtctgtggagggtgtgtctgtggaggGTGTGCGTAGAGTgtgtggagggttagtgtgtggaGGGTTTGTGGAGGATGTGCGCGGACAGCGTGCAGagggtgtgtgcagggtgtcTAGAGGATTAGTGTGTGGACGTTGTGTGCggagggttagtgtgtggagagtgtatggaGGGTTTGTAAAGGgttagtgtgtagagtgtgtgtggagggtttgtgtgtggagggtgtatGGAGGGTTTGTAGAGGgttagtgtgtagagtgtgtgtggagggttagtgtgtggagggtgtgtggagggttTGTAGAGGgttagtgtgtagagtgtgtgtggagggttagtgtgtggaGGGTTTGTAAAGGgttagtgtgtagagtgtgtgtggagggttagtatgtggagggtgtgtggagggttTGCGGAGGATGTGTGCGGACAGCGTGCAGAGGGTGTGTAGAGGATTAGTGTGTGGACGGTGTGTGCGGAGGGTGTGTGGATCAGAGGTGACATACTGGATACAGCGAAGATGGGATAAGGCAGATCCGCTTTCAGGTACTCCGCAGCCAGGTAGGAGGCAGCCAGGTCGGTCCTGGAGAAACAGTCGTTGGAGTTCTGGACACACTGTCTGTTATCAATCTCCAGATACACCTTGGACctggagaacaaacacacaaacaaaatccatCAGATTTACACAGCAACaggttacagtgtgtgtgagaaataatTTCTCACAATTGCTCTTCATACTATAATTGTTTAAAACCTCATCACCAGTACCAGGTTCTGTCattaaaagacagaaagacatttAGTGGCCCTTAGCAAGTCAAAGCTCATCTACATTGAGCTGGAAATATTAGTCAAATTGACATTATTCTGATATTGTATAACGAGAGAtcattgaaaacaaacaaaacacaatacaGATATCAAAACTTGGCAGTTTGATGCTTTTTGTGGAATTTTAATTCctaaatattcaaatgatttAGAAACTGAATATTTTCTGTAATTGTGTCAGCTACTGCGGTCCAACCTACCCAATGacctccttctccagctctcGCTTGCCCAGTTTCCTCGTGTCCCCGCCCCCCATGTGGGCGTGGTCCTCCTCGATGCCGTAGTACGGGTAGACCATGAGCTGCTGCTTTTGGTCCAGTCTGACATGCAGGTTGGTGTGGAGGAGGTTCCCCAGGGAGCGCAGGAAGCCCTTCAGGTCTCCCAGAAGCTCTCTGGGCTGCAACAGGACAACCAACACCAGCGTGCCCTCGGCCAGCTGGGCCGGTGTGTCCGTCGAGCAGTCCAGCCCGTCCCAGCCACACTCCTCCGTGTTACAGCCTTGATTACAGTGGCCGTTCTGGTAATGGTCCTGACAGTACCTCTCGTATCTGAGGTGGACGGcgggcagggagggagggaaagagagagagagagagagagagagagagagagagagagagagagagagagagagagagagagagagagagagagagagagagagagagagagagagagagagagagagaggctgtttTGGTTAGGAATGTATAAATCTTATTTACATAAAGCATTCCTTTCATCGCATGCTATGAAATCTTCAGTCTTCTCCCACACCAACTATCAATCATTTGTCCTACATAACATCATGCCATCTGAGAGAAATCCCATCAGTCCTGCTCTCGGTGCCCTTGATCTACGAAAATCAAAtctgtgttattttattattttattgcagACTGACCAGTGCCTGTCAGCCTCTGCCCCATCACAGGCTGGAGTGAGTCCGTACCTGAAATGAGGCGAGTACTACTAGAGAAATCTCATTCGTGCAATCCCTGTTCTCTCCTCTACGGAGGCGCCACAGTACATACTTGCAGGTGCTGGAGCCAGAGGGTGACGTCTTCTGACACTCGAAGCTGTCGAAGAGGCAGCCTGGGTTGTTACATTCCGGGTCGCAGCGGCCGTTGTGGAAGAGCTCCCAGCAGTTCACCTGCGCAGTGCAGTTCTCCCAGGGGTGCGGCCAGTGCAGGGAACAGTCGCCCCCGTCCCATTTGCGCTCCTGGTTCTTGCACTGCGGGTCGCAGACCCGGTCTCGCGAGCGCTCCTGACACTCCAAGTAGGGGCAGGAGGAGGTGTGGTCGCTGCCCGTGTACTGGCAGTGTTCCCCGCCAGAGGGAAAACCTATTGTATAATAAGCCCTTTTTATTTTCTCAAGGTTCATGTGAAGGTTTGTTTATATGAGAGACATTGTTGAAGTCTATATAAATAAGTAATCCATGTTTAAGATTTCTTCATAGCTGTGCCTATAACTAACAATGGCAAAACACAAAGTGGACTAATATTTTGACACAATATGCAGCAAATTAACTGTCAAGATAGTTGAGTCCTGAGATCTGAGGCATTTTTCAGCAGTTTACTGAAGACCACTAAAATTCTGTTTCCTTCAGAGATTTCCAAGTATTTCAGGTGTAGTACTGGTGACACTTGGATGAACAATGCTGTGTAGTAAACAGTGGTCTGGCAAAAGTAGGTTTacctgttctttttctgaacTTGTTGTGGAAAAACACAATGGCCTCATATTAAAccaaatgaaaactaaactaaactaaactaaactagactagactagactaaACTAAACTAGaccaaactaaactaaactagaGCACATTTGGGTTCCAGCCTTAGTGTCCTTGCTTATTATCTTTTATATCTATGATGGCAGTGactaaaatgtctaaaataactaaaatgtcTGTTACTAACCAGTGATGAAGTGTTTGAATTAGTTTGTCTGTGAATGCTGGTTAATGCTTATAACAAGGTTACAGTTAGTCAGCATTGCCCTAGCACAGCGTAAAGACTGTTATTTTAgatatctgtttgtgtgttaggagCCTCCTCTTGTTGTTCACCTGATTGCACAGCTGTctgatttaaaattatttaggTTTTCTATcgttttttttccattgaatgtatttattctgtGCTCAGCTCAGATAATTCTCACTTAAATTAATTGAACCTAAATAGGCTTTTTacaatttgtttgtgtgttaaagaGGCACTAAGTTAAGAATATGCACTTTGTTTCATGATGCACTTTGTATAATTATGTTTCATCAGTTATAAAATTATGTGAAATTGATACCACAATTAATacagttaaataaatacagaattcTGTTTTTTGCCTGTTTATGGgtagttttctttttcaggtGCACAGATACTGTGATGTATCGTAGCTGACTGTACTGCATACCATCGTTATCGAGGGCAGCGTATCACGTCAGTATCGTATCGTGAGATACTCAGTGATTCCCACATCTAACTCACATAAGACAAGAATAAATTAAAACgttttttgttagatttttaaaaaaaaatttaccaCACGAAAGCCAAATTCAATAAACGACAAGGAAAATCACTTTAACTTAAGACCGGGATATTGGCCCATATTTCTGTATAATCAATAGAGCACAAGACTGCTCCTTcttctgaaattattttaactaaACTCCAAATAAAACTTCTAATTATCTTCAACCGCTGGCcaacaaatggaaaacaattttttaagcACAGCGAAGCTCTCACTGGCTTTGAGAATGACGGAATCATTCGCTGAGTTCACGTTAACTGAGCGTCTTTCTACATCTGTGCTGCAGCAACCTCGGCCCTGTCCCTGACAGCACAAGGGTGGATCTATAGTTTGTGATGCGTTCACAATTTATGAGAAATCTGAAAGCATATTTTGAAAAGATGGCACTACTCAGTTTAATTAAATAGCAATTCAatagcattatatatatatatatatatatatatatatatatattaattttatttattttttttttttttgtggagtatttaaatTACAATTAATCCTGCACCTATGAAATGTCATACTATTGAGTAACTGAATAGTACTTGTTGCTTGGTCTTGtttgttattacacttatcgttgtctgatATAGATCCCATTTGCACCTCTGGGTATCATCaatgattcctgtatttcagcagtatgcACTGCACTGGCTAGTATACATTCTATGattagatgacaaagcacttttgtacgtcgctctggataaaagcggctgctaaatgccgaaaatataaatgtaaaatgtaaggtGCACAATTTAACCTAATACTTATTTTTATAAGACACAGCGGAGGAATTTTCATGTCCCATCTAAGTCCTAGAGCTTGACCCATTTAAGAGAAAGCCCACTTTTCCCGTTAACGGTATTGCGTAAACTGAGTCGCCTACGCGTTCTCTGGACTTTAATTCCGATAAATTCTTCTCCTAAATCCTTGttctttcattaaaatattGAGTGTTTGTTGGAAAGGTAAAACaagcattaaaatgcattagCTAATTTTgaggagaaataaataaagtttaacaaAATCTCACGACATCCACAACATAATTCCACAACATAACCTATATTTACAGCATGTGGCAGGACCCTCTTAAGCAGGGGTGTGTtccacaaaacaataaaactaacTCAATAAAACTAACAACAGTAAAACGAACTCAATTAACCATGCTTATTGAGGCAAGCCTGGTTAATTTGATTCAACTTTGGTTCCAGAAAAGAGGCTATAATTAAGCCCGTCCAGTTACTGTAGCAGTATATGCGTTTAGCCCAGTGAGACCGCAGAGGGTGAACAAGAAAAGCAGTGTCTTgtctgctgccctctagtggctggcTGCGGTGCAACTTTTAACACAGATGACAaactttcttttcatttactttgtggCAGTTGTGTTTAGTCAATTCTATAAGGTCTCTTTTCGGTAATATATATGCCAGTATTTCCCTTTGCGATGAGCGGGTCTTATATTCGTTATTTGATTATTCTTAAAGGGGTGTAGTGAGACGAGTGAAGCGAATACAGAGGGTTAACCGTGAGCACAGGCACTGACTCGCCCTCAGCTACATTCACCTTTCACTGTGTTACCACCGTTGACTGCTCgatttgatattttttaagTAAAGCGATGTCTTGTGGTCAATTGTTTTTTCAGGTAACTTCCCTAATGTTACCAAACAAATTAGTTATCCTGCTTGTTGGCTATCTCGTTAGCTAGCCAGGCTAGTTTGGTGAAGCGCTTGGTATCAGACCTTCGGGTTGAatattgacatttacatttatggaatttagctcaataaatattgatatatttcaatattattCGTCGCGTCACATTAAAGTAAATAATGTGAATAACGTTAATTACATTGTAATTAGCGAAAGGAAAATAAGAGGCGAGTATTACACATTTCATCTTGAATGTCTGAATATTGAGGTTTCGGTTAAGATGCTTCCTGTGAGATTTAGCTTAGCAGGGTTAGCTAGCGTGCTAATGTTAGAGCTCAGGGATTTTTCTTGCTACGTCAAGATATTTCTGTGATGAAGAAAGACTTTCAAACACGCCCATGTCCTGGACCTCAAGTTGTCCCGCTGCGCTGTGAGTCAGGTTTGCCCCACCCGCTATCCCACGATCCCTTGTGCATTTTTTTGCTACTTCACATTCAAAATGAACGGGGGTGAAACACGCACCGATATCAC
This window encodes:
- the si:ch73-281k2.5 gene encoding neurogenic locus notch homolog protein 2, yielding MNLEKIKRAYYTIGFPSGGEHCQYTGSDHTSSCPYLECQERSRDRVCDPQCKNQERKWDGGDCSLHWPHPWENCTAQVNCWELFHNGRCDPECNNPGCLFDSFECQKTSPSGSSTCKYERYCQDHYQNGHCNQGCNTEECGWDGLDCSTDTPAQLAEGTLVLVVLLQPRELLGDLKGFLRSLGNLLHTNLHVRLDQKQQLMVYPYYGIEEDHAHMGGGDTRKLGKRELEKEVIGSKVYLEIDNRQCVQNSNDCFSRTDLAASYLAAEYLKADLPYPIFAVSSFTGALCMENIDDCIPKRCHHGVCKDGIATFTCECFPGYMGRICSEQVKECYSDPCQNGGHCVDLVNGYQCNCLLGTSGGNCENNHDDCASNPCVHGTCEDGINEYKCVCKPGYTGERCTEDIDECSSSPCLSGGTCLDKPNGFQCQCPTGTHGQFCTDDVDECCLQPNTCQNGGTCSNTVGGYSCMCVNGWSGLDCSENIDDCALHPCLTGVCQDRVASFFCSCPFGKTGLLCHVDDACISNPCRAGSQCDTNPVNGKFNCNCPSGYKGNTCNDDIDECTIGEGRRV